One part of the Lepeophtheirus salmonis chromosome 14, UVic_Lsal_1.4, whole genome shotgun sequence genome encodes these proteins:
- the LOC121129503 gene encoding zinc finger BED domain-containing protein 5-like yields the protein MKRWLIPTKSRRPQEQDRLAEKERLPELEKLAEKERPAELEMPAELEMPAEVEMQAEQERSAEVESRQASPSSSASIFGRGGDLRGNIHHQSEQHTKDRKYREEFIQYGFTCVIINERQHPQCVICTEVLAHESLKPAKMLRHLKTKHPSLAAKPSDFFRRKEREVRDQKQVLTSQTRIPAKAQRASYEVAYLIAQAKKPHTIGETLIKPAAIAMSRAMHGDKLARELESVPLSNGTIARRITDMAQDIMCQLVDRIKGGKYALQLDESTDISNSAQLLVFVRYSFDGKLNEDMLFCSPLEGTCTGEDIFEKLDSKLKEEVLFWENCIVCVRTGLERCWGKRKD from the coding sequence ATGAAACGTTGGTTAATACCAACCAAATCGAGGAGGCCACAGGAACAGGACAGGCTAGCGGAGAAGGAGAGGCTACCTGAGCTTGAGAAGCTAGCGGAGAAGGAGAGGCCAGCGGAGCTTGAGATGCCAGCGGAGCTTGAGATGCCAGCGGAGGTAGAGATGCAAGCGGAGCAGGAGAGGTCAGCGGAGGTAGAGAGCAGACAAGCATCCCCGTCCTCAAGTGCGTCGATCTTCGGCAGAGGTGGAGACCTCCGTGGCAATATACATCACCAGTCTGAGCAGCACACCAAGGATCGAAAATATCGAGAGGAATTTATCCAGTATGGATTTACATGTGTCATTATCAACGAACGACAACATCCCCAATGTGTGATATGCACTGAGGTACTTGCACATGAGAGCCTCAAGCCGGCAAAAATGCTCCGACACTTGAAAACCAAGCATCCCTCACTCGCTGCTAAACCATCCGATTTTTTCCGCAGAAAGGAGCGAGAGGTAAGAGACCAAAAGCAAGTCCTTACCAGCCAAACAAGAATCCCAGCCAAAGCTCAAAGGGCCTCATATGAGGTGGCATATTTAATTGCACAGGCTAAAAAGCCACACACAATTGGCGAAACCTTAATTAAACCTGCTGCTATAGCTATGAGTCGGGCCATGCATGGGGATAAATTAGCCCGTGAGCTGGAATCGGTGCCGCTGTCAAACGGGACTATTGCCCGGCGCATCACAGACATGGCCCAGGACATAATGTGCCAGCTGGTGGACAGAATAAAAGGAGGAAAATATGCTTTACAACTAGATGAATCGACAGATATATCCAACTCTGCCCAGCTGCTTGTTTTTGTCAGATACAGCTTTGACGGAAAACTAAATGAGGACATGCTGTTTTGCTCGCCGCTGGAGGGAACGTGCACAGGTGAGGACATTTTTGAAAAGCTTGACAGCAAACTAAAAGAAGAGGTACTATTTTGGGAAAATTGCATCGTGTGTGTACGGACGGGGCTGGAGCGATGCTGGGGAAAAAGAAAGGACTGA